The Phaeodactylum tricornutum CCAP 1055/1 chromosome 6, whole genome shotgun sequence region ACTCCCACGTGAACTAGGCCCTGCGATCGTACTATTCTTTTGTGGAGACCCAGAAGTCTGCGAAGCAATTAAGCCCGTGTCCCAGGCATCCAGTAGGTTCGATGTGCCAGGTCCATGCGCACTGTTCGAAGGCGTAACCTTCGGCACGACGCCTCGAGTGGACGAAGTCACTCCCATCGACGCCTCGATTTCTTGCAAATCCGATTCGACCTCGTGTCGACGCGGCTGTATGCCTCGTGATGGAGCAGCCTGGTCACCTTGGGCCGGATCTTTGACAACACCATGTTCTTGGTCGTAGAAACGGCGGCGCGTCGCGAcgatgcgctccatttttTCGGAAAAGTCATCATCAGGTGCGTCTTCGCTGACTCCTGCTGGGTTGGCCATGGAAAATGCGCCAGGAGGGGGGCCTTTACGTAACACGCTGGTAGTCCCATTGCCTCCATCTCGACCTGGCGATTCACCAGACTCCTCGGAATAAATCAGACATGGCGAACCATCGCTGCGCGGGAAATCGGAAAAAGCAAAGGGATAGGCCTTGCGGTCGTGATCGTCATCCTCGTGAGAAAACTGGTGCTGTTGATGCAGAACGGAAGCTAGTTTGTTCCACCAACGAGAATCCACGTCAACTGTATCTGATTGGGAGGCATTGATATCGTCAACCATCGACAACCTGCTTTCGTCGGTCGAACGTCGCGCCAAGACGTGCCTATGCAAAAAACGCTCCCAGGAGTTTTGCCGAGACGTGGAATGTATCGCcggatcgtcctcgtcgtgAATTGTAGTTGTGATATCGGTTTTTGTGGGAGATACTTTTTGCAAGGCACTGAACAGATCGGGACGATTGCTTTGTAGCCACAAATCCGATGTTTGGAGCGTAGAGTCATCGATTCCGTCGCCCGAACGGCCCGGCAACGACTTGGTCGCGATATTAGGTGACGGTTTTCTACCAGTCCAAGGATCCACAGGGTTTGGATAGCCGCGACTCAAaggcgacgacgatttcttcgGCCTGCGACGGCGTTTTCGGACCACGTAGAGCCCCCCAGTCACGACCGCAGTTCCCATTAAAATCAAAAAGGCGAGAAGCAATTTTTGCTGGGCAGAACGATTGTCTTGTGATTGTAACCCAGAGGAGAACCCCTCCACCGATCCGTAGGTAGATTTGCCTGGCTGTATTCCGAACAGAATTTCGAATCGACTAATGTTATCTGCCACGACATGGTCGAGACTTTGCAAGTTCGTCTGTAAGAGAGGGGCGTCCTCGGTGAGCGAATCCTCCACCCATCGAGCTAGAATGGCTTGTATTTGGTTGCGCTGCTGCTCTTCCTGTTCCGGAGAAGAGAATGGCACCCCCGGGTACGATACTGTTCCAACACATTCCACGTAGAATTCGAGTTCCGTTGCGCCACTCGCGCCGGTCATACGTCGAATGGCCAACAGGGGAGTTTGGTCGTGCGCATTTTCGCTTTGTGGACTGGCTGCTTCCGGCAAACCGCGCAATCGCCGAGTGGAAAAGTCCGATTGATCCGTACTGCGAAAGTACAGCGCTAAATCGTACTCCATAGCTGTACGCCCATACAGCAACTCTGGTACGAACGCCGCGCTCTGAGCTTCTTTGTTCAACTGCAATTCGAAACTTTCCAGCATGAATTCAATCAAGGTCGATCGCATCAAACTTTTCAAGGCTTCTAGTTCGTTGCTCAACGTCGGAGCGTCCGTTTTCAAAAGTTGGGATACATCGTATGCGGGAGGCAACGACGTGGAAAACTGCAAGGCCACGGGGGTCAAATCAAAAGCGAATGTGGTGGACTGGCTGGGAACAGCGTTTTCGGCGAGCGCTCGATCACGGCTTGTCGATGCTGTTGTCAATGCTGTTGTCGACAAGGACCGAGTCGCGCCGGAGAACGTCGTGGCGCCTACGGCTTGGACGAACGGCAGAATCCAAACGAACGAGGGGACTCGCATTGTGCTACTTGTAGAGGAGCGTACGGAATGTGCGGACTGTGATGTACCGCTCGAAAGGGTCAATTCACAAAGAGCGCTGCGTCTAGCGCACTAGTGGTAAAGTCAAGTCGAGTCGAGTGGAAGCGAGTCGATGCACTACTCGAGAGAGCGTCTTTCTCAAGTAGGTGACAACacacaaacaacaacagagcgagagag contains the following coding sequences:
- a CDS encoding predicted protein yields the protein MRVPSFVWILPFVQAVGATTFSGATRSLSTTALTTASTSRDRALAENAVPSQSTTFAFDLTPVALQFSTSLPPAYDVSQLLKTDAPTLSNELEALKSLMRSTLIEFMLESFELQLNKEAQSAAFVPELLYGRTAMEYDLALYFRSTDQSDFSTRRLRGLPEAASPQSENAHDQTPLLAIRRMTGASGATELEFYVECVGTVSYPGVPFSSPEQEEQQRNQIQAILARWVEDSLTEDAPLLQTNLQSLDHVVADNISRFEILFGIQPGKSTYGSVEGFSSGLQSQDNRSAQQKLLLAFLILMGTAVVTGGLYVVRKRRRRPKKSSSPLSRGYPNPVDPWTGRKPSPNIATKSLPGRSGDGIDDSTLQTSDLWLQSNRPDLFSALQKVSPTKTDITTTIHDEDDPAIHSTSRQNSWERFLHRHVLARRSTDESRLSMVDDINASQSDTVDVDSRWWNKLASVLHQQHQFSHEDDDHDRKAYPFAFSDFPRSDGSPCLIYSEESGESPGRDGGNGTTSVLRKGPPPGAFSMANPAGVSEDAPDDDFSEKMERIVATRRRFYDQEHGVVKDPAQGDQAAPSRGIQPRRHEVESDLQEIEASMGVTSSTRGVVPKVTPSNSAHGPGTSNLLDAWDTGLIASQTSGSPQKNSTIAGPSSRGSPAARFPPAAAFKLAARNGAPLDASASPPSSLTRPPIAPRGSSVSYENKQQPHETTGAEENARSDNKTPIRRKQRSTQRQTSSRGTQARSNLSEPGDSRRANVNAEDVMTLGIAAYTKFV